In Xiphophorus maculatus strain JP 163 A chromosome 18, X_maculatus-5.0-male, whole genome shotgun sequence, a single genomic region encodes these proteins:
- the LOC111611893 gene encoding uncharacterized protein LOC111611893 isoform X1, producing MHLTAKEGGVQKMSDQDPNCEGMQKKDQRLPFQIFPDPIEIVLGPEASLNSPNRDKERLPSIVVEPTEVSEVESGELRWPPENIETEDDEEDLFLEQCIPPANIADWGEDEEEEETSIILQQQPGLTLLDLQSDAFRDNTPTLPPNSAPTFH from the exons ATGCACCTGACTGCTAAAGAAGG GGGTGTGCAGAAGATGAGTGATCAAGATCCAAACTGTGAAGGTATGCAAAAGAAGGACCAAAGACTGCCATTCCAG ATTTTCCCAGACCCGATAGAAATTGTCTTGGGCCCAGAGGCGTCACTGAACAGTCCAAATCGGGACAAGGAGCGTCTGCCTTCCATCGTCGTGGAGCCCACAGAAGTGAGCGAAGTGGAAAGCGGTGAGCTGCGCTGGCCTCCCGAGAATATAGAAACAGAAGACGATGAGGAGGACCTGTTCCTGGAGCAGTGCATCCCCCCAGCCAACATTGCTGACTGGggagaagatgaggaagaggaggagacatCAATAatactgcagcagcagccgggCCTGACACTCCTTG accTTCAGTCTGACGCATTTAGAGACAACACCCCGACGCTTCCTCCCAACAGTGCCCCCACCTTCCACTAA
- the LOC102232381 gene encoding peptidoglycan-recognition protein SC2-like translates to MEQTVNIVSRQQWGAAAPKQKESLEGPAQRVVIHHTALQSCKGLAECTDELLAIQRLHMKERHFDDIGYNFLVGGDGSLFEGRGWGVMGAHTKGHNGDSLGIAFMGNFNNDTPSEEAILSVKQLLMSGVLQGFIRPEFALYGHRDLGATQCPGENLYAALSQLRSST, encoded by the exons ATGGAACAAACag TGAACATAGTTTCAAGGCAACAGTGGGGAGCAGCGGCCCCGAAGCAAAAGGAGAGCCTGGAAGGTCCAGCCCAGAGAGTTGTGATACACCACACTGCCCTCCAGAGCTGCAAAGGCCTGGCAGAGTGTACAGATGAGCTTCTGGCAATCCAGAGGCTTCACATGAAGGAAAGACACTTTGATGACATTGGGTATAA ttttcttgttGGCGGAGATGGGAGTCTATTTGAGGGCCGAGGTTGGGGTGTGATGGGAGCGCATACCAAAGGTCACAACGGTGACTCCCTGGGAATTGCTTTCATGGGCAATTTCAACA ATGACACACCAAGCGAAGAGGCAATATTGTCAGTCAAACAGCTGCTAATGTCTGGAGTTTTACAAGGCTTCATCCGACCAGAGTTTGCCCTGTATGGCCACAGGGATTTAGGAGCTACACAATGCCCTGGAGAAAATCTTTATGCTGCACTATCACAACTGAGAAGctcaacttaa
- the LOC102232131 gene encoding C5a anaphylatoxin chemotactic receptor 1-like — MDLECSDTFCDTSNSSEDFYRDIFGENFTEFNLIPPIQPIQIVSLVLYALVVLLGVPGNALVLWVTGFCMNRSVTSIWFLNLALTDLLCCLSLPLLMVPLAHDDHWHFGSLACTLVKGLFYLVMYASVLQLVLISVDRLLLVKKAVWCQNNRRPRYAAWACVAVWCLALLGSIPQFVYARLIEKGELKRECLLAYSKENVWPIASFRFVMGFILPFSVIVFCHLVVYSTTCRGMSRGRARSKRTVRVIVVVVLSFFLCWLPVHIMDFIDLATPLSSSHSPRIYMAQVLTVCLAYFNSCLNPLIYVCVGRSFKDSMNRSLRHILHFATEDPASRGSISNNTKSTINERVITTV, encoded by the coding sequence ATGGATTTAGAATGTTCCGACACTTTTTGTGACACTTCTAACTCCTCTGAAGATTTCTACCGTGACATCTTTGGGGAGAATTTCACAGAGTTCAACTTAATTCCTCCGATTCAACCCATACAGATAGTGTCTCTGGTTCTCTACGCCCTGGTGGTCCTGCTTGGAGTACCTGGTAATGCGCTGGTTTTGTGGGTGACTGGTTTCTGCATGAACCGCTCGGTCACCTCGATATGGTTCCTGAATCTGGCGCTGACTGATCTTCTGTGCTGCCTGTCCCTCCCTCTGCTCATGGTGCCCCTGGCACATGATGACCACTGGCACTTCGGCTCACTAGCCTGCACTCTAGTGAAAGGCCTTTTCTATTTGGTGATGTACGCTAGCGTTCTGCAGCTGGTTCTGATCAGTGTGGATCGGCTGTTGCTCGTTAAAAAAGCCGTATGGTGCCAGAACAACAGGCGGCCCAGGTACGCTGCATGGGCATGTGTGGCTGTGTGGTGCTTGGCTCTGCTAGGCAGCATCCCTCAGTTTGTCTACGCCCGGCTGATTGAAAAAGGGGAACTTAAGAGGGAATGTCTCCTAGCATActccaaagaaaatgtttggccCATCGCATCCTTTCGGTTTGTGATGGGATTCATCCTTCCCTTCTCTGTCATTGTCTTCTGTCACCTGGTTGTCTACAGCACCACCTGTAGGGGAATGTCACGTGGTCGAGCCAGATCCAAACGAACCGTGAGAGTCATTGTCGTTGTGGTGCTGAGCTTCTTCTTGTGCTGGCTCCCCGTGCACATCATGGACTTTATCGATCTGGCCACCCCTCTGAGTTCTTCCCATAGTCCAAGAATCTACATGGCCCAGGTGCTGACCGTCTGTCTGGCATACTTCAACAGCTGCCTCAACCCTCTGATCTACGTGTGCGTAGGGCGAAGTTTCAAAGACAGTATGAACCGCTCCTTGCGTCACATCCTCCACTTCGCTACCGAGGATCCAGCCTCAAGGGGGAGTATAAGCAACAACACCAAGAGCACCATCAACGAAAGGGTGATAACCACAGTCTGA
- the polr2i gene encoding DNA-directed RNA polymerase II subunit RPB9 isoform X2 produces MDLEGGTYEPGFVGIRFCQECNNMLYPKEDKENRILLYACRNCDYQQEADNSCIYVNKITHEVDELTQIIADVAQDPTLPRTEDHPCPKCGHKEAVFFQSHSMKAEDAMRLYYVCTAPHCGHRWTE; encoded by the exons ATGGATTTAGAAGGTGGAACATACGAGCCGGGATTTGTTGGAATACGGTTTTGTCAAGAATG TAATAACATGTTGTACCCTAAGGAAGACAAAGAGAACCGCATCTTGCTGTATGCG TGTAGAAACTGTGACTATCAGCAGGAGGCTGACAACAGCTGCATCTATGTCAACAAGATCACCCACGAGGTTGA TGAACTGACACAAATCATCGCTGATGTAGCCCAGGATCCAACGCTGCCGAGAACAGAGGATCACCCCTGTCCAAA ATGCGGTCACAAGGAGGCAGTGTTCTTCCAGTCTCACAGTATGAAGGCTGAG GATGCTATGCGTTTGTATTATGTCTGCACGGCCCCTCACTGTGGACACCGGTGGACAGAGTAA
- the LOC111611893 gene encoding protein LBH-like isoform X2 codes for MSDQDPNCEGMQKKDQRLPFQIFPDPIEIVLGPEASLNSPNRDKERLPSIVVEPTEVSEVESGELRWPPENIETEDDEEDLFLEQCIPPANIADWGEDEEEEETSIILQQQPGLTLLDLQSDAFRDNTPTLPPNSAPTFH; via the exons ATGAGTGATCAAGATCCAAACTGTGAAGGTATGCAAAAGAAGGACCAAAGACTGCCATTCCAG ATTTTCCCAGACCCGATAGAAATTGTCTTGGGCCCAGAGGCGTCACTGAACAGTCCAAATCGGGACAAGGAGCGTCTGCCTTCCATCGTCGTGGAGCCCACAGAAGTGAGCGAAGTGGAAAGCGGTGAGCTGCGCTGGCCTCCCGAGAATATAGAAACAGAAGACGATGAGGAGGACCTGTTCCTGGAGCAGTGCATCCCCCCAGCCAACATTGCTGACTGGggagaagatgaggaagaggaggagacatCAATAatactgcagcagcagccgggCCTGACACTCCTTG accTTCAGTCTGACGCATTTAGAGACAACACCCCGACGCTTCCTCCCAACAGTGCCCCCACCTTCCACTAA
- the polr2i gene encoding DNA-directed RNA polymerase II subunit RPB9 isoform X1 has product MDLEGGTYEPGFVGIRFCQECNNMLYPKEDKENRILLYACRNCDYQQEADNSCIYVNKITHEVDELTQIIADVAQDPTLPRTEDHPCPKCGHKEAVFFQSHSMKAEVRIPLKGSLYDLSIVVPHWMLLTYFELI; this is encoded by the exons ATGGATTTAGAAGGTGGAACATACGAGCCGGGATTTGTTGGAATACGGTTTTGTCAAGAATG TAATAACATGTTGTACCCTAAGGAAGACAAAGAGAACCGCATCTTGCTGTATGCG TGTAGAAACTGTGACTATCAGCAGGAGGCTGACAACAGCTGCATCTATGTCAACAAGATCACCCACGAGGTTGA TGAACTGACACAAATCATCGCTGATGTAGCCCAGGATCCAACGCTGCCGAGAACAGAGGATCACCCCTGTCCAAA ATGCGGTCACAAGGAGGCAGTGTTCTTCCAGTCTCACAGTATGAAGGCTGAGGTAAGAATTCCCCTTAAAGGAAGTCTTTATGACCTTTCCATAGTTGTTCCTCATTGGATGTTATTGACATATTTTGAActtatttga